The nucleotide sequence CGGTGTTCAACTACGCATTGCCGGTCAGAAAGAGAACAGCCTGTTTCACATAACCGGTCACCGTTCGCAGTATTGCTGAAATAACATCAAGATTTAGACCGAACTGCGAGCCCAGAAGAGGTAGCAGGATCAGGAGTCCGATCAGGATCAGCATCCCATACGGCTCGAGCCGCGCCAGTGGCAGGGCGAGCGGTCGCGGCAACAGCCCGACGGCGACCCGGCCGCCATCGAGCGGCGGAATCGGCATCATGTTGAATACCGCCAGCACTACGTTGATCTGGATCGCATTCCAGATGTTGTCGGAGATCCATAGCGCCGAGCCGGCGGGCGCCCAGGGCAGGGCGTGCAGGCCGAGAGCCGCCGCGAGCGCCAGCAGGATGTTGGTGGCGGGCCCGGCCAATGCCACCCAGACCATGTCGAGCCTGGGGTTGTTCAGCTTGCGGAAGTTCACCGGCACCGGCTTGGCGTAGCCGAACAGGAACGGCGAATGCGCGAACAGCAGCATCGCCGGCAGGATCACCGTGCCGAACGGATCGATATGCCGGAACGGGTTGAAACTGACGCGGCCGAGCT is from Bradyrhizobium xenonodulans and encodes:
- a CDS encoding site-2 protease family protein — protein: MNISLYDLSVWVLPLVLAITFHEAAHAFVADRLGDNTAAQLGRVSFNPFRHIDPFGTVILPAMLLFAHSPFLFGYAKPVPVNFRKLNNPRLDMVWVALAGPATNILLALAAALGLHALPWAPAGSALWISDNIWNAIQINVVLAVFNMMPIPPLDGGRVAVGLLPRPLALPLARLEPYGMLILIGLLILLPLLGSQFGLNLDVISAILRTVTGYVKQAVLFLTGNA